The following are encoded in a window of Allosphingosinicella indica genomic DNA:
- a CDS encoding DOMON-like domain-containing protein, producing the protein MRQVLLCHPDTPAIAVRSVEAELSMAGDEIVLSFRATPGDGLTLPAVAEPARTDALWRHTCFELFVSEPDSDAYCEFNLSPSTQWAAYRFSGYRAGMTALEVPAIPRIETAWQGNAFILTADLRLPVRRRPLRIGLSAVIEESEGTKSYWALRHPPGVPDFHHPDSFALERPVL; encoded by the coding sequence ATGCGACAAGTGCTTCTCTGCCACCCGGACACCCCGGCCATCGCCGTGCGCTCGGTCGAAGCCGAGTTGAGCATGGCCGGGGACGAGATCGTGCTGAGCTTCCGTGCAACACCGGGCGACGGATTGACGCTGCCGGCGGTCGCAGAACCAGCGCGCACCGATGCGCTGTGGCGGCACACATGCTTTGAGCTGTTCGTCAGCGAGCCGGACAGCGACGCCTATTGCGAGTTCAATCTGTCGCCCTCGACGCAGTGGGCCGCATATCGCTTTTCGGGTTATCGCGCGGGCATGACCGCGCTGGAAGTGCCTGCAATTCCGCGAATCGAGACGGCATGGCAGGGCAATGCCTTCATTTTGACCGCAGACCTTCGCCTTCCAGTGCGCCGTCGACCATTGCGCATCGGCCTTTCCGCTGTGATCGAGGAGAGCGAAGGCACCAAATCCTATTGGGCGCTGCGCCATCCGCCGGGCGTGCCGGATTTCCATCATCCCGATAGCTTCGCGCTCGAACGGCCTGTCCTTTGA